The following coding sequences lie in one Peribacillus frigoritolerans genomic window:
- a CDS encoding ABC transporter substrate-binding protein translates to MKKILMMLSLFTLVLAACSSKDNGKEKPAKLVVSTWGFADDFFRPEVYEPFEKKHNVEIVVDSGNNADRLNKVRQANSDVDVIYLSDYYAQQGIDEGLFEKVDYSKIPNIDNIYDKAKAPNGEEFGPAYTIAQFGIAYNPDELSKPITSWKDLWSKDLAGKITIPSITSTTGPMFLDAASKVSGSKEFNEDKAFDQMKKIMPNAVKEYGQTSEFVNMFSQGEIAAGPIMEMYFGDLQEAVPNAKFISPEEGGYAVMNTVNIVKASDQKELAGEFMNYILSKEVQEKSAKAKVDSPVNTEVKLSKTEAKGLTYGDEVIDSLRVLDMKYVNENSKQWIDRWNRELTH, encoded by the coding sequence ATGAAAAAAATATTGATGATGTTATCACTTTTCACATTAGTTTTAGCTGCATGCTCTTCAAAGGACAATGGAAAGGAAAAACCAGCCAAATTAGTCGTTTCCACTTGGGGATTCGCCGATGATTTCTTCCGTCCTGAAGTCTATGAGCCATTTGAAAAGAAGCATAATGTAGAGATTGTAGTTGATTCAGGAAATAATGCAGATCGATTGAACAAAGTACGCCAAGCGAATAGCGATGTGGATGTTATCTATTTATCCGACTACTATGCACAGCAGGGCATCGATGAAGGGTTATTTGAGAAAGTTGACTACAGCAAAATTCCGAATATTGATAATATATACGACAAAGCAAAAGCACCGAATGGCGAGGAGTTTGGACCAGCCTATACCATTGCACAATTTGGAATTGCCTATAATCCTGATGAATTGAGTAAACCGATCACTTCTTGGAAAGATCTTTGGAGCAAGGATTTGGCAGGGAAGATCACGATCCCATCCATCACATCGACAACTGGACCGATGTTTTTGGATGCCGCTTCAAAAGTTAGCGGAAGTAAAGAGTTCAATGAAGATAAAGCCTTCGATCAAATGAAAAAGATCATGCCGAATGCGGTTAAGGAATATGGGCAAACATCAGAGTTCGTCAACATGTTCTCGCAAGGGGAAATCGCTGCAGGCCCGATCATGGAAATGTATTTTGGCGATTTACAGGAAGCCGTTCCTAATGCTAAGTTCATTTCCCCAGAAGAAGGCGGCTACGCAGTGATGAATACGGTGAATATTGTTAAAGCCAGCGATCAAAAAGAATTGGCCGGCGAATTCATGAATTACATCTTAAGCAAGGAAGTTCAGGAAAAATCAGCAAAAGCGAAAGTGGATTCTCCTGTCAATACGGAAGTCAAGCTCTCTAAAACGGAAGCGAAAGGCTTAACCTATGGAGATGAAGTCATTGACAGCCTGCGTGTATTGGACATGAAGTATGTTAATGAAAACTCTAAACAATGGATCGATCGTTGGAATCGTGAGCTTACACACTAA
- a CDS encoding DUF2294 domain-containing protein, which produces MLPINANETKKLLSHMYNEVSKELFGFGTTLLKVTVEQNVITFQAKHRRAPRSEALEGEVPSLKQEVDFHMSLLYKKKLKQKLETQTNWDIEAVLRDYDSATQLAFTNIVLKEKNI; this is translated from the coding sequence ATCTTACCGATAAACGCTAACGAAACGAAGAAATTGCTTTCTCATATGTATAATGAGGTATCGAAGGAATTGTTCGGCTTTGGTACGACGCTGCTGAAGGTTACTGTTGAGCAGAATGTGATTACATTTCAGGCCAAACATCGACGTGCCCCGCGCTCTGAAGCTTTAGAAGGGGAAGTTCCCAGCCTGAAGCAGGAGGTTGACTTCCATATGTCCCTGCTTTATAAAAAGAAACTGAAACAAAAGTTGGAAACGCAAACGAATTGGGATATCGAAGCTGTCCTGAGGGATTATGACTCAGCGACGCAGCTGGCATTCACCAATATAGTATTGAAGGAAAAAAATATATAA
- a CDS encoding MurR/RpiR family transcriptional regulator, with product MEYLAENLIYGIECSMDKFTKTEEELANYILQRPEEVSQLTISQIAKKLHISPATITRFCQKLAFSGFNEFRHELKRFVDLRNTPKNMKNIKQVDYFAKLYQDHLGIIDNTFHITTYDNIQKAVSFLTKANKIHVYGIGSSGIAAQEFKSKFFRIGLTVETITDPHQSMMDAALSNENSVVIGISISGTTKEVISAVKIAKKQGARILVFTGDKNSELSQLGDLSLLVTSKNSMHMGQNISPLLPLLLLFDLIYTELVAKDYKNRISIREKTLKVLTEND from the coding sequence ATGGAATATCTAGCAGAAAACCTCATATATGGCATAGAGTGCAGCATGGACAAGTTCACCAAAACAGAAGAAGAATTGGCCAATTATATTCTGCAGCGCCCTGAAGAAGTAAGTCAGTTAACCATCAGTCAAATAGCTAAAAAGCTTCATATTTCACCTGCAACCATTACGCGTTTCTGCCAGAAATTAGCCTTTTCTGGGTTTAATGAGTTCAGGCATGAGTTAAAAAGGTTCGTGGATCTCCGAAATACGCCGAAAAACATGAAGAACATCAAGCAGGTGGATTATTTCGCTAAACTGTATCAAGATCACTTAGGTATCATCGATAATACCTTTCATATAACGACATATGACAATATCCAAAAAGCTGTATCTTTCCTTACAAAGGCAAATAAGATTCATGTATATGGAATAGGGAGTTCAGGTATAGCGGCCCAGGAGTTCAAGTCCAAGTTTTTTCGTATCGGCTTAACTGTCGAAACCATTACAGACCCCCATCAGTCCATGATGGATGCAGCTTTAAGTAACGAGAATAGTGTTGTCATCGGCATTTCCATTTCCGGAACGACGAAAGAAGTAATTTCTGCAGTTAAAATCGCAAAGAAGCAAGGCGCACGCATCTTGGTCTTTACTGGAGATAAGAATTCCGAGCTCTCACAGCTTGGCGATCTATCACTATTGGTCACAAGTAAAAACAGCATGCATATGGGACAAAACATCTCTCCATTGCTTCCGCTGCTTTTACTTTTTGATTTAATATATACAGAGTTGGTAGCTAAAGATTATAAAAACAGGATTAGCATCAGGGAAAAAACTTTAAAGGTATTAACCGAGAACGACTGA
- a CDS encoding YfmQ family protein: protein MTWPVLILTIILSLLKLLVTCLPTDAVNWIMSKFKIHSEVSDANSIITFDGKRLEGEDKIQVLNYFNEARFLKKNHIFPGNEQLFLHPENSGTPIIIDVKRGKNDVRLFVYIYNDHVDVVKQYKNKVVAYSLLSESLQERSMPVIRNLI, encoded by the coding sequence ATGACATGGCCTGTATTGATTTTGACAATTATCTTAAGTTTGCTCAAATTATTAGTTACCTGTCTTCCAACCGATGCAGTGAATTGGATTATGAGTAAATTTAAAATACATTCAGAAGTTAGTGACGCGAATTCAATCATAACCTTTGATGGAAAACGTTTGGAAGGTGAAGATAAAATTCAAGTGCTTAATTATTTTAACGAAGCTAGGTTTTTGAAAAAAAATCATATATTCCCCGGGAACGAGCAATTGTTTTTACATCCAGAGAACAGCGGGACTCCAATAATAATTGATGTAAAAAGAGGAAAAAACGATGTTAGATTATTTGTGTACATTTACAACGACCACGTGGACGTAGTCAAACAGTACAAGAATAAAGTAGTTGCGTATAGTCTTCTTTCCGAGAGCCTTCAAGAACGTTCCATGCCAGTAATAAGGAATTTAATTTAA
- a CDS encoding maltose/glucose-specific PTS transporter subunit IIC — translation MKKAFEKAQQFGKSFMLPIAVLPAAGLLLGIGGALSNPNTVEAYPFLDFAWLQAIFTIMSSAGSIVFGNLPVIFAVGVAVGLARSDKGTAALAAMIGYFVMNSSINALLQINGELAKENLAGAGQGMAVGIQTLETGVFGGIVVGIVAALLHNKYNKIQLPQVLGFFGGSRFIPIIVSFASILVGAVLFIVWPYFQLFINQLGALVTSTGTIGTFFYGFILRMLGPLGLHHIFYLPFWQTALGGTMEIKGQLVSGTQNIFFAQLADPTTVKYYEGVSRFMSGRFITMMFGLPGAALAIYHCAKPKNKKVVAGLLLSAALTSFLTGITEPLEFSFLFVAPILYVFHALFDGLAFMMADIFNITIGQTFSGGFIDFTLFGILQGISKTNWLYVLLVGIPWFFLYYFTFKFLIRKKNLKVVGREDDEQAAVTQVTASERTQTIVNGLGGQDNIDIVDCCATRLRVTVKDESLVKEDVIKQTGSKGVVKKGNGIQIVYGPQVTIIKNEVEEYLGH, via the coding sequence ATGAAGAAAGCTTTTGAGAAAGCGCAGCAGTTCGGTAAATCTTTTATGCTCCCGATTGCCGTTTTGCCAGCGGCCGGTTTATTGCTGGGAATTGGCGGTGCTCTTTCCAATCCAAATACAGTTGAGGCCTATCCATTTTTAGACTTTGCTTGGCTGCAGGCCATTTTCACGATCATGAGTTCTGCAGGAAGCATCGTATTCGGCAACTTGCCGGTTATTTTTGCCGTAGGTGTTGCAGTAGGCTTGGCACGGTCGGATAAAGGGACCGCTGCATTGGCAGCCATGATCGGCTACTTCGTCATGAACAGTTCAATAAATGCACTGCTTCAAATAAACGGGGAACTTGCCAAAGAGAATTTGGCAGGTGCCGGACAAGGAATGGCGGTCGGGATCCAGACTCTGGAGACCGGTGTGTTTGGCGGTATCGTAGTAGGTATCGTTGCCGCACTTTTGCACAATAAATATAATAAAATTCAGCTTCCGCAAGTGTTAGGGTTTTTCGGGGGTTCACGTTTCATTCCGATCATCGTTTCCTTCGCGTCCATCTTGGTTGGAGCCGTGCTTTTTATCGTATGGCCTTATTTCCAACTTTTCATAAACCAATTAGGTGCGCTGGTAACGAGCACAGGTACGATCGGGACTTTCTTTTACGGATTCATATTACGGATGCTCGGGCCGTTAGGGCTGCACCATATTTTCTACCTTCCCTTCTGGCAGACAGCTTTAGGCGGAACGATGGAGATTAAAGGGCAGCTTGTCAGCGGGACCCAGAATATCTTCTTTGCACAATTGGCCGACCCAACTACCGTCAAGTATTATGAGGGTGTTTCCCGGTTCATGTCGGGACGGTTCATCACGATGATGTTTGGTCTGCCTGGCGCGGCATTGGCCATTTATCATTGCGCTAAACCTAAAAATAAGAAAGTCGTGGCCGGTTTGCTTCTTTCAGCTGCCTTGACCTCTTTCTTAACAGGCATCACCGAACCGCTTGAATTCAGTTTCTTATTTGTCGCACCGATCCTTTATGTTTTTCATGCCTTGTTTGACGGACTTGCCTTCATGATGGCAGATATATTCAATATAACGATCGGCCAAACCTTTTCTGGAGGATTTATTGATTTTACTTTATTCGGGATACTCCAGGGCATCAGTAAAACAAACTGGTTGTATGTACTTCTCGTCGGCATTCCGTGGTTTTTCCTATACTACTTCACTTTTAAATTCTTGATCAGGAAGAAGAATTTGAAAGTGGTCGGACGTGAAGATGATGAACAGGCCGCTGTTACACAAGTAACGGCATCAGAGAGAACCCAGACCATCGTCAATGGATTAGGCGGACAGGATAATATCGATATAGTCGATTGCTGTGCAACCCGTCTTCGTGTCACGGTAAAGGATGAATCATTGGTGAAAGAAGACGTCATTAAACAAACCGGTTCAAAAGGCGTCGTAAAAAAAGGAAATGGCATTCAAATAGTTTACGGTCCCCAAGTGACGATCATCAAAAATGAAGTGGAAGAATACTTGGGTCATTGA
- a CDS encoding N-acetylmannosamine-6-phosphate 2-epimerase, with protein MQQVLDKIHKGLIVSCQALENEPLHSPFIMGRMAIAAKEGGAKCIRANSVADIMEIKKNVDLPVIGIIKQVYGQNDVYITPTMAEIDALMETKAEIIATDATSRVRPDGKTLKQFYSEIRAKYPDVLLMADVSTIEEAKYADDLGFDIVAPTLYGYTNETLGQKIYQDDYAVLKEIVKAVNKAKVIAEGNVITPEIARSVLDMNVHAVVVGGAITRPQQITKRFVDAIQE; from the coding sequence ATGCAACAAGTGCTGGATAAAATTCACAAAGGCTTAATTGTATCATGTCAGGCATTGGAGAATGAGCCGCTGCACAGCCCTTTTATTATGGGACGCATGGCCATTGCTGCCAAAGAAGGCGGTGCGAAGTGCATTCGCGCAAACTCTGTAGCTGACATAATGGAAATCAAGAAAAATGTGGACCTTCCAGTCATAGGGATCATTAAACAGGTGTATGGACAAAACGATGTCTATATCACTCCCACCATGGCCGAAATTGATGCATTGATGGAAACCAAAGCCGAAATCATTGCGACGGATGCTACATCCCGGGTAAGGCCGGACGGTAAAACGCTAAAGCAGTTTTACAGTGAAATAAGAGCAAAATATCCGGATGTTCTACTAATGGCGGATGTATCCACCATTGAGGAAGCCAAATACGCTGACGATTTAGGATTCGACATTGTGGCGCCCACTTTATACGGGTATACGAACGAAACTCTCGGCCAGAAAATATATCAGGATGACTATGCTGTCCTCAAAGAAATAGTAAAAGCAGTGAACAAAGCTAAAGTGATCGCGGAAGGAAATGTCATTACACCAGAAATCGCCCGCTCTGTATTGGATATGAATGTCCATGCTGTAGTGGTGGGCGGTGCCATTACCAGGCCGCAGCAAATCACCAAAAGATTCGTGGACGCTATCCAAGAATAG
- a CDS encoding nucleoside hydrolase, with protein sequence MKKKMILDVDTGIDDAIGIILAVKSRQFDILAVTTVNGNVSLDTATLNTCKILDLLSEQDISVIKGADSPIIRRPFFEHRIHGEDGIGGALKDVPVKKQPDDGFASDFIINSILNFPGEVTLVMTGPLTNLALAVKKCPQITKLVKEVIFMGGVIKGVGNVTPTSEYNTYVDPEAAKIVLQAGFASITQVGLDVTRKVLLGEEHIQLIQNHELADYIRQSTSDYRKRYFERNGIWACAMHDPLAVAIALQEDLVTREEYYVDVETKSELCDGQMVCDFQNRLMKQPNAHVCLDVDAEAFFDLFIRIINS encoded by the coding sequence ATGAAGAAAAAAATGATTCTTGATGTGGATACTGGAATAGATGATGCGATCGGGATCATTCTTGCTGTTAAAAGCCGTCAATTCGACATATTGGCGGTCACAACAGTCAACGGGAATGTATCACTTGATACGGCCACATTGAATACATGCAAAATATTGGATTTATTGAGTGAACAGGACATTTCAGTCATAAAGGGGGCAGATAGCCCAATTATCAGGAGGCCCTTTTTTGAACACCGGATCCATGGCGAAGACGGGATTGGCGGAGCCTTGAAGGATGTGCCGGTCAAAAAACAGCCTGATGATGGATTTGCTTCTGATTTCATCATCAATTCCATTTTGAATTTTCCTGGTGAAGTGACGCTTGTCATGACGGGACCTCTTACGAATTTGGCATTGGCGGTGAAAAAATGTCCGCAAATCACCAAGCTTGTTAAAGAAGTCATTTTCATGGGCGGAGTTATCAAAGGGGTTGGCAATGTGACGCCAACCTCTGAATATAACACGTATGTCGATCCTGAAGCAGCCAAAATCGTATTACAGGCGGGATTCGCATCCATCACGCAAGTTGGTCTTGATGTCACGAGAAAGGTTCTTTTGGGTGAAGAGCATATCCAATTGATTCAAAACCATGAACTTGCTGACTATATAAGGCAAAGTACATCAGATTATCGGAAAAGGTATTTTGAACGTAACGGTATATGGGCATGTGCGATGCATGATCCATTAGCTGTAGCCATTGCTTTGCAAGAAGATCTTGTCACCAGAGAAGAATATTATGTGGATGTTGAAACAAAAAGCGAGCTTTGTGACGGACAGATGGTTTGCGACTTTCAAAATAGGCTGATGAAGCAGCCAAATGCGCATGTTTGTCTGGACGTCGATGCGGAAGCGTTTTTCGACCTGTTCATTCGCATAATCAATTCATAA